One genomic region from Podarcis raffonei isolate rPodRaf1 chromosome Z, rPodRaf1.pri, whole genome shotgun sequence encodes:
- the LOC128406934 gene encoding taperin-like, with the protein MEPSLLPEWQRALLAKKRAKAASLSGLLELYSARPGVRTLRAERIVIVELREGEAAYGGGDGAAELRAEEVLLYQPEPGRVRLLRRQYEKEKLRMSEGERGSPRMRPSPPQKPMDTNRQNGQEEAPGAALHMRERHAATLEDPLCVSEAQRWQPRMRSTSPQNPTDASSRQSNGQEEAPGAARRMRMAPSLHTPKGQSGSPRMRKGRRVASLPMDASSQKGEAEAPGAALRMRGGQDDMRMSEAPRRVPRMREGRRSASLRVQEKEAPGAALRMRDSDTEASGGALRMRSQYVERIAANSFVVHPKGRRAIDPREGLAEGGARPGATLPRGGAWTVAPRTMVPKESAWAPDATFPKRTAWPPAPGATFPKQGAWATAPHTTLPKEGARAPAPHTMHPKEGAWSDATVPKGSAWAAAPDSTVPKALPDATVPKESAWPPSPDATVPKASACMPSPDATVPKASACMPSPDATVPKASAWLPSPDATVPKHGAWMPSPDATVPKQSAWPPSPGATVPNESAWAPSDCRATTPNGALPASPHESAWPACYVSLAPREPRATTPDPVAPPPGARLRYDSHPLAPNYSSQEGSREPRATTPEAAPSLPDGAHGARLRYNSRRAFQVTPGADRVPVTLIDGGATVPLAPLGVLSPRLEGCDVAALGPGFEEFPAPGAEGDVARYPRAEEIEVIGGYLSLERSCMRKGGARRRKKLKISFDDLHTMFEYPSETSLEGQEEEEEAEEEEEEEEEEYASEVDQAPPLPVAKRRSSAGNQN; encoded by the exons ATGGAGCCCTCGCTTCTCCCGGAGTGGCAGCGGGCCTTGCTGGCCAAGAAGCGGGCCAAGGCGGCCTCTCTCTCCGGCCTCCTCGAGCTCTACTCGGCCCGGCCGGGAGTCCGGACCCTCCGGGCCGAGCGCATCGTCATTGTCGAGCTCCGCGAGGGGGAAGCGGCCTACGGAGGCGGCGACGGAGCGGCGGAGCTGAGGGCCGAGGAGGTGCTGCTCTACCAGCCGGAGCCGGGCCGCGTTCGTCTTCTGAGGCGGCAGTACGAGAAG GAGAAGCTGCGCATGTCTGAAGGGGAACGGGGCTCGCCGCGCATGCGCCCCTCGCCGCCACAGAAACCTATGGACACCAATCGCCAGAACGGGCAAGAGGAAGCGCCGGGCGCCGCACTGCACATGCGCGAAAGGCATGCGGCCACATTGGAGGACCCTCTGTGCGTGTCCGAAGCGCAAAGGTGGCAGCCGCGCATGCGCAGCACCTCGCCACAGAACCCTACGGACGCCTCAAGCCGCCAATCAAACGGGCAAGAGGAAGCGCCGGGCGCCGCTCGGCGCATGCGCATGGCGCCCTCTTTGCACACGCCCAAAGGGCAAAGCGGCTCGCCGCGCATGCGCAAAGGCCGGCGCGTTGCGTCGCTACCTATGGACGCCTCAAGCCAGAAGGGGGAAGCGGAAGCGCCGGGCGCCGCACTGCGCATGCGCGGCGGCCAGGACGACATGCGCATGTCCGAAGCGCCAAGGCGGGTGCCCCGGATGCGCGAAGGCCGGCGCAGCGCGTCGCTACGGGTTCAAGAGAAGGAAGCGCCGGGCGCCGCACTGCGCATGCGCGATTCGGACACGGAGGCTTCCGGTGGCGCGCTGCGCATGCGCAGCCAATACGTGGAGAGGATCGCCGCCAATTCCTTCGTCGTGCACCCAAAAGGGCGCCGCGCTATAGATCCCAGGGAGGGATTGGCGGAGGGAGGCGCCCGGCCTGGCGCTACGCTTCCCAGAGGCGGCGCCTGGACGGTGGCGCCGCGCACTATGGTTCCCAAGGAAAGCGCCTGGGCGCCGGACGCTACGTTTCCCAAACGAACAGCCTGGCCGCCTGCGCCCGGCGCCACGTTTCCCAAACAAGGCGCCTGGGCAACGGCGCCTCATACTACGCTTCCCAAGGAGGGCGCCCGGGCGCCGGCGCCGCACACTATGCATCCCAAGGAAGGCGCCTGGTCCgatgctacagttcccaaaggAAGCGCCTGGGCGGCGGCGCCCGATTCTACGGTTCCCAAGGCTTTGCCCGACGCTACGGTTCCCAAAGAAAGCGCATGGCCGCCTTCGCCCGacgctacagttcccaaggcTAGCGCATGCATGCCTTCGCCCGacgctacagttcccaaggcTAGCGCATGCATGCCTTCGCCCGacgctacagttcccaaggcTAGCGCATGGCTGCCATCGCCCGACGCTACAGTTCCCAAGCATGGCGCATGGATGCCTTCGCCCGACGCTACAGTTCCCAAGCAAAGCGCATGGCCGCCTTCGCCCGGCGCTACAGTTCCCAACGAGAGCGCATGGGCGCCATCTGACTGCCGCGCTACAACTCCCAACGGCGCCCTGCCCGCTTCGCCACATGAGAGCGCCTGGCCGGCGTGCTACGTCTCCCTTGCGCCAAGGGAGCCCCGCGCTACGACTCCCGACCCCGTTGCGCCGCCGCCGGGCGCACGCCTGCGCTACGACTCCCACCCCTTGGcgccaaactacagttcccaagaaggTTCAAGGGAGCCGCGCGCTACGACTCCCGAGGCGGCGCCCTCCCTCCCGGATGGTGCGCATGGCGCCCGGCTGCGCTACAACTCCCGCCGCGCCTTCCAGGTCACGCCAGGCGCCGACCGGGTGCCGGTCACCCTCATCGACGGCGGCGCTACGGTTCCCCTGGCGCCGCTGGGGGTCCTCAGCCCGCGCCTGGAGGGATGCGACGTCGCCGCCCTGGGTCCCGGGTTCGAGGAGTTCCCGGCGCCCGGCGCGGAGGGAGACGTAGCGCGCTACCCAAGGGCGGAGGAGATTGAGGTGATTGGCGGGTACCTGTCGCTGGAGAGGTCCTGCATGCGGAAAGGCGGGGCCAGGCGGAGGAAGAAG ctGAAGATCTCCTTTGACGACCTCCACACcatgtttgagtacccttccgaGACCTCCCTAGAagggcaggaagaggaagaggaagcggaagaggaggaagaggaagaggaagaagagtacGCCTCCGAGGTGGACCAGGCCCCGCCCCTTCCTGTCGCCAAGAGGAGGAGCAGCGCAG GAAATCAAAATTGA